A DNA window from Macadamia integrifolia cultivar HAES 741 chromosome 4, SCU_Mint_v3, whole genome shotgun sequence contains the following coding sequences:
- the LOC122077108 gene encoding 3-isopropylmalate dehydratase large subunit, chloroplastic: MASAAIASNPSTLLKKNELGLSSFSSSSLPIQISKRRCSKKVVSVMAPSQTQRSPSTTGSVKTAMTMTEKIFARASERSQLNPGDNIWVNVDTLMTHDVCGPGTIGIFKREFGENAKVWDREKIVIIPDHYIFTSDERANRNVDILRDFCTEQNIKYFYDITDLGNFKANPDYKGVCHIALAQEGHCRPGEVLLGTDSHTCTAGAFGQFATGIGNTDAGFVMGTGKLLLKVPPTLRFVMDGEMPDYLLAKDLILQIIGEITVSGATYKSMEFVGSTVESLTMEERMTLCNMVIEAGGKNGVVPADNTTFKYLEGKTSMPFEPVYSDKQARFLSEYRFDVSKIEPLVAKPHSPDNRALARECKDVKIDRVYIGSCTGGKTEDFLAAAKVFLASGKKVKVPTFLVPATQKVWMDLYGIPVPGSGGKTCSQIFEEAGCDVPASPSCGACLGGPKDTYARMNEPQVCVSTTNRNFHGRMGHREGQIYLASPYTAAASALTGFVTDPREFLQ, encoded by the exons AGATGTTCCAAAAAAGTTGTTTCAGTCATGGCGCCGTCGCAGACACAGCGTTCCCCATCAACCACCGGTTCA GTGAAAACCGCTATGACGATGACTGAGAAAATCTTTGCGAGGGCGTCTGAGAGGTCCCAATTGAACCCCGGAGACAATATTTGGGTGAATGTTGACACCTTGATGACCCATGATGTGTGTGGGCCTGGAACGATTGGGATCTTCAAAAGAGAGTTTGGCGAGAATGCAAAG GTTTGGGACCGTGAAAAGATTGTAATTATTCCTGATCATTATATATTCACAAGTGATGAACGTGCGAATCGCAATGTGGATATCTTGAGGGATTTCTGCACAGAGCAAAACATCAAGTACTTCTATGATATCACAGATCTTGGTAATTTTAAG GCTAACCCAGATTATAAAGGTGTATGCCATATTGCCCTTGCCCAAGAAGGTCATTGCAGGCCTGGAGAG GTCTTGCTGGGTACAGACTCCCACACATGCACTGCTGGGGCATTTGGCCAGTTTGCTACTGGAATTGGAAATACTGATGCTGGTTTTGTAATGGGTACTGGAAAGCTTCTTCTCAAG GTGCCCCCGACACTGAGATTTGTAATGGATGGTGAGATGCCTGATTATCTGCTTGCGAAGGATTTGATTTTGCAA ATTATCGGTGAAATTACTGTCTCTGGAGCAACTTACAAGTCCATGGAGTTTGTTGGCTCTACTGTTGAAAGTTTAACT ATGGAAGAAAGGATGACATTGTGTAACATGGTTATTGAAGCTGGGGGTAAAAATGGTGTTGTGCCAGCTGATAATACCACTTTTAAATACCTTGAG GGTAAGACATCAATGCCTTTTGAACCAGTATACAGTGACAAGCAAGCAAG GTTTCTATCCGAGTATAGATTTGATGTCTCCAAAATAGAGCCTTTGGTGGCAAAG CCTCATTCTCCAGATAATCGTGCTTTAGCTAGAGAATGCAAAGATGTGAAGATAGATAGAGTATATATAGGCTCGTGCACTGGTGGAAAGACTGAGGATTTTCTTGCCGCAGCCAAAGTTTTTCTAGCTTCA GGGAAAAAGGTCAAAGTGCCAACTTTTCTTGTACCTGCTACTCAAAAG GTTTGGATGGATCTTTATGGTATTCCAGTTCCAGGATCTGGTGGCAAGACTTGCTCTCAGATTTTTGAAGAAGCTGGTTGTGATGTGCCTGCAAGTCCTAGCTGTGGAGCTTGTTTAGGTGGCCCAAAGGATACATATGCACGCATGAATGAACCTCAG GTTTGTGTCTCGACCACAAACAGGAACTTCCATGGTCGAATGGGGCACAGGGAAGGGCAAATATATCTGGCTTCTCCTTACACAGCGGCAGCATCTGCTTTGACTGGTTTTGTCACTGATCCAAGAGAGTTCTTGCAGTAA